The Seriola aureovittata isolate HTS-2021-v1 ecotype China chromosome 12, ASM2101889v1, whole genome shotgun sequence genome window below encodes:
- the rab36 gene encoding ras-related protein Rab-36 isoform X1 yields MVAIVTSCSSDNVRAHNCSKGLSRRNPGDTSSVVIMDNRNGMMPFPPPISRDRAICEFPKCYTPEASLQLKKDWDNQAREACNDRAARHQPWDRQKMSKVVVVGDLNVGKTCLINRFCKNVFERDYKATIGVDFEIERFEISGVPFSLQIWDTAGQEKFKCIASAYYRGAQVIITVFDMADIKSLDHTRQWLQEAMSENENDSCFIFLVGTKNDLLPTEERERTERDAIKIATEMNAEFWAVSSKTGENIEGFFFRVAALAFERCILKDLEGGAPASIGRGDSIKSDHAKLEEATSQEMKRNCC; encoded by the exons ATGGTTGCCATAGTAACGAGCTGCTCATCAGACAACGTCCGGGCTCATAACTGCAGCAAGGGTCTTAGCCGGAGAAACCCGGGGGATACTTCGTCTGTG GTCATCATGGATAACAGGAATGGGATGATGCCGTTCCCACCACCCATCAGCAGAGACAGGGCCATCTGTGAATTCCCAAAG tgttacACACCTGAGGCCTCTCTGCAGCTAAAGAAGGACTGGGACAATCAGGCAAGAGAAGCCTGTAATGACAGAGCAGCCAGGCATCAGCC GTGGGACcgacagaaaatgtcaaaagtggTGGTTGTTGGTGACCTCAATGTGGGGAAGACCTGCCTCATTAATAG GTTTTGTAAGAATGTATTTGAAAGAGACTACAAGGCCACCATTGGAGTAGACTTTGAGATCGAGAGGTTTGAAATATCTGGAGTCCCTTTCTCCCTTCAGAT CTGGGATACTGCTGGGCAGGAAAAATTCAAGTGCATTGCATCTGCATACTACAGAGGAGCTCAGG TCATCATCACAGTCTTTGACATGGCAGACATTAAGTCCCTGGATCACACACG cCAGTGGTTGCAGGAGGCCATGAGTGAAAATGAGAATGACTCCTGTTTCATCTTCTTGGTTGGCACTAAGAACGACCTGCTG CccacagaggaaagagagaggacagaaagagatgCCATTAAAATAGCAACAGAAATGAATGCAGAGTTTTGGGCTGTTTCATCTAAAACAG GGGAAAATATTGAGGGGTTTTTCTTCAGGGTGGCAGCTCTGGCCTTTGAGAGGTGCATCCTGAAGGACCTGGAGGGCGGGGCCCCTGCAAGCATCGGACGAGGAGATAGTATCA aatCGGATCATGCCAAACTGGAGGAGGCCACATCCCaagaaatgaagagaaactGCTGCTGA
- the rab36 gene encoding ras-related protein Rab-36 isoform X2 has protein sequence MDNRNGMMPFPPPISRDRAICEFPKCYTPEASLQLKKDWDNQAREACNDRAARHQPWDRQKMSKVVVVGDLNVGKTCLINRFCKNVFERDYKATIGVDFEIERFEISGVPFSLQIWDTAGQEKFKCIASAYYRGAQVIITVFDMADIKSLDHTRQWLQEAMSENENDSCFIFLVGTKNDLLPTEERERTERDAIKIATEMNAEFWAVSSKTGENIEGFFFRVAALAFERCILKDLEGGAPASIGRGDSIKSDHAKLEEATSQEMKRNCC, from the exons ATGGATAACAGGAATGGGATGATGCCGTTCCCACCACCCATCAGCAGAGACAGGGCCATCTGTGAATTCCCAAAG tgttacACACCTGAGGCCTCTCTGCAGCTAAAGAAGGACTGGGACAATCAGGCAAGAGAAGCCTGTAATGACAGAGCAGCCAGGCATCAGCC GTGGGACcgacagaaaatgtcaaaagtggTGGTTGTTGGTGACCTCAATGTGGGGAAGACCTGCCTCATTAATAG GTTTTGTAAGAATGTATTTGAAAGAGACTACAAGGCCACCATTGGAGTAGACTTTGAGATCGAGAGGTTTGAAATATCTGGAGTCCCTTTCTCCCTTCAGAT CTGGGATACTGCTGGGCAGGAAAAATTCAAGTGCATTGCATCTGCATACTACAGAGGAGCTCAGG TCATCATCACAGTCTTTGACATGGCAGACATTAAGTCCCTGGATCACACACG cCAGTGGTTGCAGGAGGCCATGAGTGAAAATGAGAATGACTCCTGTTTCATCTTCTTGGTTGGCACTAAGAACGACCTGCTG CccacagaggaaagagagaggacagaaagagatgCCATTAAAATAGCAACAGAAATGAATGCAGAGTTTTGGGCTGTTTCATCTAAAACAG GGGAAAATATTGAGGGGTTTTTCTTCAGGGTGGCAGCTCTGGCCTTTGAGAGGTGCATCCTGAAGGACCTGGAGGGCGGGGCCCCTGCAAGCATCGGACGAGGAGATAGTATCA aatCGGATCATGCCAAACTGGAGGAGGCCACATCCCaagaaatgaagagaaactGCTGCTGA